Proteins co-encoded in one Corylus avellana chromosome ca9, CavTom2PMs-1.0 genomic window:
- the LOC132162539 gene encoding leucine-rich repeat receptor-like tyrosine-protein kinase PXC3 isoform X2, giving the protein MAILFFFFVLLAGFLSKSQLVGAQLHDQTTLLAINKELGVPGWGINNSDYCSWPGIGCGSNLSMVERLDLSRRNLQGKLEVLVLTQNKLSGDLPEEIGNCKGLSSVRIGNNDLEGMIPKTIGNISSLTYFEADSNKLSGEIVPEFAQCSNLSLLNLASNGFSGTIPPELGQLMSLQELILSGNSLFGDIPKSILGCKSLNKLDLSNNRFNGTIPNEICNMSRLQYLLLNQNSIKGEIPHEIGNCLKLLELQMGSNYLTGTIPPEIGHIKNLQIALNLSFNHLHGTLPLELGKLDKLVSLDVCNNRLSGNIPSALKGMLSLIEVNFSNNLLTGPIPNFVPFQKSPNSSFLGNKGLCGVPLASSCGGSSGSEHENDHHKVSYKIILAVIGSGLAVFVSVTVVVLLFMMRERQEKAANATGVEDDVDNNRPTIIAGNVFVENLRQAIDLDAVVKATLKDSNKLIIGTFSTIYKAVMPSGLILSVKRLKSMDRTIIHHQNKMIRELERLSKLCHDNLVRPIGFVIYEDVALLLHHYLPNGTLAQLLHESTKQPEYEPDWPTRLSIAVGVAEGLAFLHHVAIIHLDISSGNVLLDADFKPLLGEIEISKLLDPSRGTASISAVAGSFGYIPPEYAYTMQVTAPGNVYSYGVVLLEILTTRLPVDEEFGEGVDLVKWVHSAPARGETPEQILDARLSTVSFAWRKEMLAALKVALLCTDSTPAKRPKMKKVVEMLQEIKHK; this is encoded by the exons ATGGcgattttgttctttttctttgttttgctagCTGGGTTTCTATCAAAATCCCAGCTCGTGGGTGCTCAGCTCCATGACCAAACTACATTACTAGCCATAAACAAAGAGCTCGGAGTACCTGGTTGGGGAATCAACAACTCAGATTACTGCTCTTGGCCCGGCATTGGCTGCGGTTCGAACCTTTCAATGGTGGAAAGGCTTGATCTTTCTCGGCGCAACCTCCAAG gaaagCTGGAAGTTCTGGTGCTGACCCAGAACAAATTAAGTGGTGATCTTCCTGAAGAAATTGGGAACTGCAAAGGCCTTTCTAGTGTCCGAATAGGCAACAATGATCTTGAAGGCATGATTCCTAAAACAATTGGAAATATTAGCAGCCTTACATACTTTGAAGCCGATAGCAACAAGCTTTCTGGTGAGATTGTCCCGGAGTTTGCTCAATGCTCTAATCTCAGCCTCCTAAATTTGGCCTCTAATGGATTTAGTGGAACTATTCCTCCGGAGCTTGGACAGCTCATGAGTCTGCAGGAGTTGATTCTCTCTGGCAACAGTTTGTTCGGTGATATTCCGAAATCGATTCTCGGGTGCAAGAGTCTTAACAAGCTTGATCTAAGCAATAACAGATTCAATGGCACTATACCAAATGAAATCTGCAACATGTCGAGATTGCAATACTTGCTCTTGAATCAGAATTCAATAAAAGGGGAGATACCTCATGAGATTGGAAACTGTTTGAAACTGCTTGAGTTGCAGATGGGTAGTAACTACTTAACTGGAACAATACCTCCGGAGATTGGTCATATAAAAAACTTACAGATAGCATTAAATTTGAGCTTCAATCATCTCCATGGGACATTGCCCCTTGAGTTAGGGAAACTGGACAAGTTGGTTTCTTTGGACGTCTGTAACAATCGGCTCTCTGGTAATATCCCATCTGCTCTTAAGGGCATGTTGAGCTTGATAGAGGTTAATTTCTCAAATAATCTGCTCACTGGACCAATACCCAACTTTGTACCATTCCAAAAGAGTCCAAATTCAAGCTTTTTAGGAAACAAAGGGCTCTGTGGAGTGCCATTGGCCTCTTCATGTGGAGGCTCTAGTGGTTCTGAGCATGAGAATGACCATCATAAGGTCTCTTACAAGATCATACTAGCTGTTATTGGTTCTGGTTTGGCAGTTTTTGTATCAGTAACTGTAGTTGTTCTGCTGTTTATGATGAGAGAGAGACAAGAAAAAGCAGCCAATGCCACAGGGGTTGAAGATGACGTAGACAATAACCGACCAACGATAATCGCTGGCAATGTCTTTGTTGAAAATCTTAGACAAGCAATAGATCTTGACGCTGTTGTAAAAGCGACTTTGAAGGATTCGAATAAACTCATCATTGGCACTTTCAGCACAATTTACAAGGCAGTTATGCCTTCCGGGCTGATTCTATCGGTGAAGAGACTTAAATCCATGGACCGGACTATAATTCATCACCAGAATAAGATGATTAGAGAGCTTGAAAGGCTGAGCAAACTCTGTCATGATAATCTAGTGCGACCCATTGGATTTGTTATCTATGAAGATGTTGCTCTTTTACTACACCATTACTTACCCAATGGGACATTAGCCCAGCTTCTTCATGAATCTACCAAGCAACCTGAATATGAACCTGATTGGCCCACACGACTTTCCATTGCGGTAGGAGTGGCAGAAGGGTTGGCTTTCCTTCATCATGTGGCAATTATCCACCTTGATATTTCTTCAGGTAATGTTCTTTTGGATGCTGACTTCAAGCCTTTGCTTGGGGAGATTGAGATATCAAAGCTCTTAGATCCATCCAGAGGCACCGCAAGTATTAGTGCAGTTGCAGGCTCATTTGGCTATATTCCACCAG AATATGCATATACAATGCAAGTTACAGCACCAGGAAATGTTTATAGCTACGGTGTAGTTTTGCTTGAGATCCTTACTACCCGACTACCAGTTGATGAAGAGTTCGGTGAAGGGGTAGATTTGGTGAAGTGGGTTCATAGTGCTCCAGCAAGAGGGGAAACTCCAGAGCAGATACTTGATGCAAGGCTTAGTACAGTTTCTTTTGCTTGGAGGAAGGAAATGCTTGCAGCCTTGAAGGTCGCATTACTCTGCACTGACAGCACACCAGCAAAACggccaaaaatgaaaaaggtgGTGGAAATGCTTCAAGAAATAAAGCACAAATGA
- the LOC132162539 gene encoding leucine-rich repeat receptor-like tyrosine-protein kinase PXC3 isoform X1, giving the protein MAILFFFFVLLAGFLSKSQLVGAQLHDQTTLLAINKELGVPGWGINNSDYCSWPGIGCGSNLSMVERLDLSRRNLQGNATLISELKALKWLDLSNNDFHGSIPWALGNLSELEFLDLSLNKFGGSVPRELGSLRNLRTLNLSNNMLVGEIPDELQSLEMLQAFQISSNKLSGSIPLWVGNLTNLRIFAAYENDLGGRIPDNLGSFSELQSLNLHSNQLEGPIPKSIFVLGKLEVLVLTQNKLSGDLPEEIGNCKGLSSVRIGNNDLEGMIPKTIGNISSLTYFEADSNKLSGEIVPEFAQCSNLSLLNLASNGFSGTIPPELGQLMSLQELILSGNSLFGDIPKSILGCKSLNKLDLSNNRFNGTIPNEICNMSRLQYLLLNQNSIKGEIPHEIGNCLKLLELQMGSNYLTGTIPPEIGHIKNLQIALNLSFNHLHGTLPLELGKLDKLVSLDVCNNRLSGNIPSALKGMLSLIEVNFSNNLLTGPIPNFVPFQKSPNSSFLGNKGLCGVPLASSCGGSSGSEHENDHHKVSYKIILAVIGSGLAVFVSVTVVVLLFMMRERQEKAANATGVEDDVDNNRPTIIAGNVFVENLRQAIDLDAVVKATLKDSNKLIIGTFSTIYKAVMPSGLILSVKRLKSMDRTIIHHQNKMIRELERLSKLCHDNLVRPIGFVIYEDVALLLHHYLPNGTLAQLLHESTKQPEYEPDWPTRLSIAVGVAEGLAFLHHVAIIHLDISSGNVLLDADFKPLLGEIEISKLLDPSRGTASISAVAGSFGYIPPEYAYTMQVTAPGNVYSYGVVLLEILTTRLPVDEEFGEGVDLVKWVHSAPARGETPEQILDARLSTVSFAWRKEMLAALKVALLCTDSTPAKRPKMKKVVEMLQEIKHK; this is encoded by the exons ATGGcgattttgttctttttctttgttttgctagCTGGGTTTCTATCAAAATCCCAGCTCGTGGGTGCTCAGCTCCATGACCAAACTACATTACTAGCCATAAACAAAGAGCTCGGAGTACCTGGTTGGGGAATCAACAACTCAGATTACTGCTCTTGGCCCGGCATTGGCTGCGGTTCGAACCTTTCAATGGTGGAAAGGCTTGATCTTTCTCGGCGCAACCTCCAAGGTAATGCGACTCTAATTTCTGAACTCAAAGCTTTGAAATGGCTTGACCTTTCTAATAATGATTTCCATGGATCAATTCCTTGGGCTTTGGGAAATTTATCTGAGCTTGAATTTCTTGATTTGTCACTGAATAAGTTTGGAGGTTCGGTTCCTAGAGAATTGGGCAGTCTCAGAAACCTTAGAACATTGAACCTTTCCAATAACATGCTTGTGGGAGAAATACCAGATGAGCTCCAGAGTCTAGAAATGTTACAGGCTTTTCAAATTTCTAGTAATAAATTGAGTGGTTCTATCCCACTTTGGGTGGGAAATTTGACCAATCTGAGAATTTTCGCAGCCTATGAGAATGATTTAGGGGGTAGAATTCCGGATAATCTGGGTTCATTTTCTGAGCTTCAATCCCTGAATCTGCATTCAAACCAGCTTGAAGGTCCGATACCTAagagcatttttgttttaggaaagCTGGAAGTTCTGGTGCTGACCCAGAACAAATTAAGTGGTGATCTTCCTGAAGAAATTGGGAACTGCAAAGGCCTTTCTAGTGTCCGAATAGGCAACAATGATCTTGAAGGCATGATTCCTAAAACAATTGGAAATATTAGCAGCCTTACATACTTTGAAGCCGATAGCAACAAGCTTTCTGGTGAGATTGTCCCGGAGTTTGCTCAATGCTCTAATCTCAGCCTCCTAAATTTGGCCTCTAATGGATTTAGTGGAACTATTCCTCCGGAGCTTGGACAGCTCATGAGTCTGCAGGAGTTGATTCTCTCTGGCAACAGTTTGTTCGGTGATATTCCGAAATCGATTCTCGGGTGCAAGAGTCTTAACAAGCTTGATCTAAGCAATAACAGATTCAATGGCACTATACCAAATGAAATCTGCAACATGTCGAGATTGCAATACTTGCTCTTGAATCAGAATTCAATAAAAGGGGAGATACCTCATGAGATTGGAAACTGTTTGAAACTGCTTGAGTTGCAGATGGGTAGTAACTACTTAACTGGAACAATACCTCCGGAGATTGGTCATATAAAAAACTTACAGATAGCATTAAATTTGAGCTTCAATCATCTCCATGGGACATTGCCCCTTGAGTTAGGGAAACTGGACAAGTTGGTTTCTTTGGACGTCTGTAACAATCGGCTCTCTGGTAATATCCCATCTGCTCTTAAGGGCATGTTGAGCTTGATAGAGGTTAATTTCTCAAATAATCTGCTCACTGGACCAATACCCAACTTTGTACCATTCCAAAAGAGTCCAAATTCAAGCTTTTTAGGAAACAAAGGGCTCTGTGGAGTGCCATTGGCCTCTTCATGTGGAGGCTCTAGTGGTTCTGAGCATGAGAATGACCATCATAAGGTCTCTTACAAGATCATACTAGCTGTTATTGGTTCTGGTTTGGCAGTTTTTGTATCAGTAACTGTAGTTGTTCTGCTGTTTATGATGAGAGAGAGACAAGAAAAAGCAGCCAATGCCACAGGGGTTGAAGATGACGTAGACAATAACCGACCAACGATAATCGCTGGCAATGTCTTTGTTGAAAATCTTAGACAAGCAATAGATCTTGACGCTGTTGTAAAAGCGACTTTGAAGGATTCGAATAAACTCATCATTGGCACTTTCAGCACAATTTACAAGGCAGTTATGCCTTCCGGGCTGATTCTATCGGTGAAGAGACTTAAATCCATGGACCGGACTATAATTCATCACCAGAATAAGATGATTAGAGAGCTTGAAAGGCTGAGCAAACTCTGTCATGATAATCTAGTGCGACCCATTGGATTTGTTATCTATGAAGATGTTGCTCTTTTACTACACCATTACTTACCCAATGGGACATTAGCCCAGCTTCTTCATGAATCTACCAAGCAACCTGAATATGAACCTGATTGGCCCACACGACTTTCCATTGCGGTAGGAGTGGCAGAAGGGTTGGCTTTCCTTCATCATGTGGCAATTATCCACCTTGATATTTCTTCAGGTAATGTTCTTTTGGATGCTGACTTCAAGCCTTTGCTTGGGGAGATTGAGATATCAAAGCTCTTAGATCCATCCAGAGGCACCGCAAGTATTAGTGCAGTTGCAGGCTCATTTGGCTATATTCCACCAG AATATGCATATACAATGCAAGTTACAGCACCAGGAAATGTTTATAGCTACGGTGTAGTTTTGCTTGAGATCCTTACTACCCGACTACCAGTTGATGAAGAGTTCGGTGAAGGGGTAGATTTGGTGAAGTGGGTTCATAGTGCTCCAGCAAGAGGGGAAACTCCAGAGCAGATACTTGATGCAAGGCTTAGTACAGTTTCTTTTGCTTGGAGGAAGGAAATGCTTGCAGCCTTGAAGGTCGCATTACTCTGCACTGACAGCACACCAGCAAAACggccaaaaatgaaaaaggtgGTGGAAATGCTTCAAGAAATAAAGCACAAATGA